One Azospirillum brasilense DNA window includes the following coding sequences:
- a CDS encoding MFS transporter has translation MRLLILMLGLAGFASAFSLRTSDPMLTVIASDLGIGVAEAALLSSAYTLPYAAMQLILGPVGDAIGKTRLIRLSLVVLTIGVALSAVAPGYYTVLASRMLAGAFAGGIIPASMALIGDRVVYTERQFAISRFLLAVILGQMSGSAVAGALSEVAGWRTVFALAAVVTGLIALTAFLVLRGEREERHSLSVADARARYASVLANPVSVWVFATVAAEGLLIFGVFPFVAPMLSRHGAEGAFEAGVTLAAFAIGGVVYSFVVRRLLGTLGQWGMMGAGGLVAGGAYLAMLAPVPWPVVSLLFLVAGFGFYMLHNTMQTQATELSATARGSALALFASSFFLGQGIGPVVYGAVADRVGLPALFLFGGVLTMLLGFGAVQLIRRRPT, from the coding sequence ATGCGCCTTCTCATCCTGATGCTCGGCCTCGCCGGTTTCGCGAGCGCCTTTTCGCTGCGGACCAGCGACCCGATGCTGACCGTCATCGCGTCGGACCTGGGCATCGGCGTGGCCGAAGCGGCCCTGCTCTCCTCCGCCTACACGCTGCCCTACGCGGCGATGCAGCTCATCCTGGGGCCGGTGGGCGACGCCATCGGCAAGACCCGGCTGATCCGGCTGTCGCTGGTCGTCCTGACCATCGGCGTGGCGCTGTCGGCGGTGGCGCCCGGCTATTACACGGTGCTGGCCTCGCGGATGCTGGCCGGCGCCTTCGCCGGAGGAATCATCCCGGCCTCCATGGCGCTGATCGGCGACCGGGTGGTCTACACGGAGCGGCAGTTCGCCATCAGCCGCTTCCTGCTGGCGGTGATCCTCGGCCAGATGTCCGGCTCCGCCGTGGCCGGCGCCCTATCGGAGGTGGCGGGCTGGCGCACCGTCTTCGCTCTGGCGGCGGTGGTGACCGGCCTGATCGCGCTGACCGCCTTCCTGGTCCTGCGGGGCGAGCGGGAGGAGCGGCATTCCCTGTCCGTGGCCGACGCACGGGCGCGCTACGCCTCCGTCCTGGCGAATCCGGTGTCGGTCTGGGTCTTCGCGACGGTGGCGGCGGAAGGGCTGCTGATCTTCGGCGTCTTCCCCTTCGTCGCCCCCATGCTGTCCCGCCACGGGGCGGAGGGCGCGTTCGAGGCCGGGGTGACGCTCGCCGCCTTCGCCATCGGCGGAGTCGTCTACAGTTTCGTGGTGCGGCGCCTGCTCGGTACGCTCGGCCAATGGGGGATGATGGGGGCCGGCGGCCTCGTGGCCGGCGGGGCCTATCTGGCGATGCTCGCCCCGGTGCCCTGGCCGGTGGTGTCCCTGCTGTTCCTGGTCGCCGGCTTCGGCTTCTACATGCTGCACAACACCATGCAGACCCAGGCGACCGAGCTGTCGGCGACGGCCCGCGGGTCGGCGCTCGCCCTCTTCGCCTCTTCCTTCTTCCTGGGGCAGGGGATCGGGCCAGTGGTCTATGGGGCGGTCGCCGATCGGGTCGGCCTGCCCGCCCTGTTCCTGTTCGGCGGCGTGCTGACCATGCTGCTGGGCTTCGGGGCCGTTCAATTGATCCGTCGCCGGCCCACCTGA
- a CDS encoding metallochaperone AztD — protein MNRLPILSTLLWIGATAGGLAAGAALADDHKHAGSATHHRLFIGDHADGVVRAVDLKDGASAGAFRLDQSPALARSASGRTVFAVQGDAGKVAVISTGLSFEDHGDHADITVEDAKLLPTVITGTKPAHVVEGSGTIALFDDGTGDVALFRESNVLEGTVQARNLKPGAAHHGLAAPMGEFLVVSVPHDDPDKPRVGLKVIDAQGKPIGGVVNCPAVHGQAQSAGVFAFGCKDGLVFANPAGGSQPPTLRHVSTAALGDGNVSTLKGGTAMQFFLGNYGPRAVVVIEPGDEPKFRKIDLPTRRVDFALDDAKADQAYILTEDGRLHRLNVVSGAIEASVQLTAPYSMDGHWRDPRPRLAVAGDHVVVTDPLKGLLRVVSTETLREERTIPVAGTPYTIVAVGGSGAQH, from the coding sequence ATGAATCGCCTGCCCATTCTCTCGACGCTGCTGTGGATCGGCGCCACGGCCGGGGGCCTCGCCGCCGGCGCGGCTCTGGCCGACGACCACAAGCACGCCGGGAGTGCGACGCACCACCGCCTGTTCATCGGCGATCACGCCGACGGGGTCGTCCGTGCCGTCGATCTCAAGGACGGAGCGAGCGCGGGAGCCTTCCGGCTCGACCAATCGCCGGCCCTCGCGCGCAGCGCCAGCGGCCGCACCGTCTTCGCCGTTCAGGGCGATGCCGGAAAGGTCGCGGTCATCAGCACCGGACTGTCGTTCGAGGACCATGGGGACCACGCCGACATCACGGTCGAAGACGCCAAGCTCCTGCCCACCGTGATCACGGGGACCAAGCCGGCCCACGTCGTGGAGGGTTCCGGCACCATCGCGCTGTTCGATGACGGCACGGGCGACGTCGCCCTGTTCCGGGAGAGCAACGTGTTGGAAGGGACGGTCCAGGCCCGCAATTTGAAGCCGGGCGCCGCTCATCATGGCCTCGCCGCCCCGATGGGCGAGTTCCTGGTCGTTTCGGTCCCGCACGACGATCCCGACAAGCCGCGCGTCGGCCTCAAGGTCATCGACGCGCAGGGCAAGCCGATCGGCGGGGTGGTGAATTGCCCGGCGGTGCACGGACAGGCCCAGTCGGCCGGCGTGTTCGCCTTCGGCTGCAAGGACGGACTCGTCTTCGCCAACCCGGCCGGCGGCTCGCAGCCGCCGACTCTGCGCCATGTGTCCACCGCCGCGCTTGGGGACGGCAACGTCTCGACGCTCAAGGGCGGAACGGCGATGCAGTTCTTCCTCGGCAATTACGGGCCGCGCGCCGTCGTCGTCATCGAGCCGGGCGACGAGCCGAAATTCCGCAAGATCGACCTGCCGACGCGCCGCGTGGACTTCGCCCTAGACGACGCCAAGGCCGACCAAGCCTACATCCTGACCGAGGACGGCCGGCTGCATCGGCTCAACGTCGTGTCCGGCGCGATCGAGGCGAGCGTCCAACTGACCGCCCCCTATTCGATGGACGGCCACTGGCGCGACCCGCGGCCGCGGCTGGCGGTGGCCGGCGACCATGTGGTGGTGACCGATCCGCTCAAGGGTCTGTTGCGGGTGGTCTCCACCGAGACGCTGCGGGAGGAACGCACGATCCCTGTGGCCGGCACGCCCTACACCATCGTCGCCGTCGGCGGGTCCGGGGCGCAGCACTGA
- the hexR gene encoding transcriptional regulator HexR, which translates to MLQPVNILDHIRGRLPELKRSEAQVAEMVLVEPQKVLGQSITVLAQAAGVSEATVVRFCRSIGCAGFPDFKLRLAEGQARGTPFVSQDVAPDDETPTVARKIFSSAAAALNDAAGALDMAAVSRAVELLADASSILCIGTGASAVVAEDAAHKFMRFGMAAQASADPMMVRMLAVNLGARGVLLAISNTGRTVMVTELAQMARDLGIPVIAITAPGSPLAAVSSVAIGHTPVEDAEIYTPMASRLVHLAIIDVLSTGVALKLGAEARHHLAKVKAVLSGTRSSHGKPARSRHRA; encoded by the coding sequence ATGCTCCAGCCGGTGAACATCCTCGATCACATCCGCGGCCGCCTGCCGGAGCTGAAGCGTTCCGAAGCCCAGGTCGCCGAGATGGTGCTGGTCGAGCCGCAGAAGGTCCTGGGGCAGAGCATCACCGTGCTGGCCCAGGCCGCTGGGGTCAGCGAGGCGACCGTCGTCCGCTTCTGCCGCAGCATCGGCTGCGCCGGCTTTCCCGATTTCAAGCTGCGGCTGGCCGAGGGGCAGGCCCGCGGCACCCCCTTCGTCAGCCAGGACGTGGCGCCGGACGACGAGACTCCGACCGTCGCGCGAAAAATCTTTTCATCCGCCGCCGCCGCTCTGAACGACGCGGCGGGCGCGCTCGACATGGCGGCCGTCTCCCGCGCCGTGGAGCTGCTGGCCGACGCCTCCAGCATCCTGTGCATCGGCACCGGCGCCTCGGCGGTGGTGGCGGAGGACGCGGCGCACAAATTCATGCGCTTCGGCATGGCGGCGCAGGCCAGCGCCGACCCGATGATGGTCCGCATGCTGGCGGTCAATCTGGGCGCGCGCGGCGTCCTGCTGGCGATCTCCAACACCGGGCGCACCGTGATGGTGACGGAACTGGCGCAGATGGCCCGCGACTTGGGCATCCCGGTGATCGCGATCACCGCGCCGGGCTCGCCTCTGGCCGCGGTGTCGTCGGTCGCCATCGGCCACACCCCGGTCGAGGACGCGGAGATCTACACGCCGATGGCCTCCCGCCTCGTCCATCTGGCGATCATCGACGTGCTGTCCACCGGGGTGGCGCTGAAGCTCGGCGCCGAGGCGCGCCACCATCTGGCCAAGGTGAAGGCCGTGCTGTCGGGCACCCGCTCCTCCCACGGCAAGCCCGCCCGAAGCCGCCATCGGGCGTGA
- a CDS encoding DUF3772 domain-containing protein, which yields MQISSAFRCRIGRLLVVLMLCGALAVGAVVPSALAQSAPPAAEAAADFKTKLPQWQNALERAANRIAGGDLANTEYETLRADLAKIQHEVREAGAAAAAARDTAQRMLDALGPPPAQGAPPEEAGIAAERKRLTQTIGEVEGRTKQTELIVTRADILLRTAADQRMTQLTEQIVRRGPVPLLPATWAALPEQTAYVQERIGRAFGIVMGDDEWRSRLYGLGALAAVLFLVAWPVRRVLLRRYGHRDLEERPSYRQRVVAMAVEALARCLVPLVPTLVLSGALVGLLRDAADAGPLTALVVGVSGGLTAYFLVTGVARATLAPDHPSWQLANLDPDSARRLVRRVPLVMIGLALAGTGIALSEGMFTPPELRSITGFGTMALIAMSLLFLYPDHLWLAAPQPEAEATDDCGCPEPTPGAGLDVTLPPPAATPAAAEAEEAPPVRPRVVGLRLRLLIGAVALASLVASGAGYLVGAIYASKLMLTTLIIGGVLLVARGVLRELLCVLLERGSGQVAEVRDIVIATDRGRRMLGQVGRTVIDGLLLTVAAFFLLPLTGMTLSEMKGLADGFLSGVTVGGVRIAPGDIMSALMVLGVVVAVTRFIQRQLDERILGRVNMDDGVRNSIRMGVGYLGTTMAVLMSVGTLGLDLSSLAMIASALSVGIGFGLQNVVSNFISGLIMLVERPVKVGDWVVVNGLEGTVRRISVRATEIQTFQRASVIIPNSEFISKSVVNWTLKDKTTRIEIKVRITYDTDARQVYALLLRIGYGHAQVLRNPEPVVMFRDFGPSGPEFELRCFVANTEHIIPVRNELRMRILEQFREQGIQMPFDQQTVHMPKVEAMLEVLLAERRAHAGVPELQVVADGGKVVPLADTLTERGPRTAT from the coding sequence ATGCAGATTTCCTCCGCCTTCCGCTGCCGGATTGGCCGGCTTCTGGTAGTCCTGATGCTGTGCGGTGCGCTTGCGGTGGGTGCCGTGGTTCCATCAGCCCTGGCCCAGTCCGCCCCCCCGGCGGCGGAAGCTGCGGCGGACTTCAAGACCAAGCTGCCGCAATGGCAGAACGCGTTGGAGAGGGCGGCCAACCGCATCGCCGGGGGTGATTTGGCGAACACGGAATACGAGACCCTGCGGGCCGATCTGGCCAAGATCCAGCACGAGGTCCGGGAAGCCGGCGCGGCGGCGGCGGCGGCCCGCGACACCGCCCAGCGCATGCTGGACGCGCTGGGTCCGCCGCCGGCCCAGGGCGCTCCGCCGGAGGAGGCGGGGATCGCCGCGGAGCGCAAGCGCCTGACCCAGACCATCGGCGAGGTGGAAGGGCGGACCAAGCAGACCGAGCTGATCGTCACGCGCGCCGACATCCTGCTGCGCACCGCCGCCGACCAGCGCATGACCCAGCTCACCGAGCAGATCGTCCGGCGCGGTCCGGTGCCGCTGCTGCCCGCCACCTGGGCCGCGCTGCCTGAGCAGACGGCCTATGTGCAGGAGCGCATCGGACGCGCCTTCGGCATCGTGATGGGCGACGACGAATGGCGCAGCCGCCTCTACGGTCTGGGCGCGCTCGCCGCCGTGCTGTTCCTGGTCGCTTGGCCGGTGCGCCGGGTGCTGCTGCGCCGCTACGGCCACCGCGATCTGGAGGAGCGGCCCAGCTACCGTCAGCGGGTGGTGGCGATGGCGGTGGAGGCGCTGGCCCGCTGCCTGGTGCCGCTGGTGCCGACGCTGGTGCTGAGCGGCGCCCTGGTCGGGCTGCTGCGCGACGCAGCCGACGCCGGTCCGCTGACCGCTCTGGTGGTCGGGGTGTCGGGCGGTCTGACCGCCTATTTCCTGGTGACCGGCGTCGCCCGCGCCACCCTGGCGCCTGACCATCCCTCCTGGCAGCTCGCCAACCTCGACCCGGACAGCGCGCGGCGCTTGGTCCGCCGCGTCCCGCTCGTCATGATCGGGCTGGCCCTGGCCGGCACCGGCATCGCCCTGTCGGAGGGCATGTTCACCCCGCCGGAACTGCGCTCGATCACCGGCTTCGGGACCATGGCGCTGATCGCCATGTCGCTGCTGTTCCTCTACCCCGATCACCTCTGGCTCGCCGCCCCGCAGCCGGAGGCAGAGGCGACCGACGATTGCGGATGCCCCGAGCCGACGCCCGGGGCCGGACTGGACGTCACCCTGCCGCCGCCGGCCGCAACCCCTGCCGCGGCGGAAGCCGAGGAGGCGCCGCCCGTCCGTCCGCGGGTCGTCGGGCTGCGGCTGCGCCTGCTGATCGGCGCGGTGGCGCTCGCCTCGCTGGTCGCCTCGGGGGCCGGTTATCTGGTCGGCGCGATCTACGCCTCGAAGCTGATGCTGACCACGCTCATCATCGGCGGCGTCCTTCTGGTGGCGCGCGGCGTCCTGCGCGAACTGCTCTGCGTCCTGCTGGAGCGCGGCAGCGGGCAGGTGGCCGAGGTCCGCGACATCGTGATCGCCACCGACCGCGGCCGGCGGATGCTTGGGCAGGTCGGGCGGACGGTGATCGACGGGCTGTTGCTGACCGTGGCGGCCTTCTTCCTGCTGCCGCTGACCGGCATGACCCTGTCGGAGATGAAGGGGCTAGCCGACGGCTTCCTCAGCGGCGTCACGGTGGGCGGCGTGCGCATCGCGCCGGGCGACATCATGTCGGCGCTGATGGTGCTGGGCGTTGTCGTCGCGGTGACCCGCTTCATCCAGCGCCAGCTCGACGAGCGCATCCTCGGACGCGTCAATATGGACGACGGCGTGCGCAACTCCATCCGCATGGGTGTGGGCTATCTCGGCACCACCATGGCGGTGCTGATGTCGGTCGGCACGCTGGGGCTGGACCTGTCCAGCCTCGCCATGATCGCGTCGGCCCTGTCGGTCGGTATCGGTTTCGGCCTGCAGAACGTCGTCAGCAACTTCATCTCCGGCCTGATCATGCTGGTGGAGCGGCCGGTGAAGGTGGGCGACTGGGTGGTCGTCAACGGGCTTGAGGGCACCGTGCGCCGCATCAGTGTGCGCGCGACGGAGATCCAGACCTTCCAGCGCGCCTCGGTGATCATCCCGAACTCGGAGTTCATCTCCAAGTCGGTGGTCAACTGGACGCTGAAGGACAAGACCACCCGCATCGAGATCAAGGTCCGCATCACCTACGACACCGACGCCCGGCAGGTCTACGCGCTGCTGCTGCGGATCGGCTACGGCCACGCCCAGGTGCTGCGCAACCCGGAACCGGTGGTGATGTTCCGCGACTTCGGGCCGAGCGGGCCGGAGTTCGAGCTGCGCTGCTTCGTCGCCAACACCGAGCACATCATCCCGGTGCGCAACGAGCTGCGCATGCGCATCCTGGAGCAGTTCCGCGAACAGGGCATCCAGATGCCCTTCGACCAGCAAACCGTCCACATGCCGAAGGTCGAGGCGATGCTGGAGGTTCTCCTGGCCGAACGCCGCGCCCACGCCGGCGTTCCGGAGCTTCAGGTGGTGGCCGACGGCGGCAAGGTCGTGCCGCTGGCCGACACCCTCACCGAACGCGGGCCGCGCACCGCCACCTGA
- the dusA gene encoding tRNA dihydrouridine(20/20a) synthase DusA, with translation MPAIALSVAPMMEWTDRHCRTFHRLLSKNTLLYTEMVTTGAVLHGDRERLLGYDAAEHPVALQLGGSDPADLAACARIAEEWGYDEVNLNVGCPSDRVQSGRFGACLMAEPDLVARLVGAMREAVSIPVTVKSRIAIDEMEEWPTLDHFVRTVSAAGCTHFIVHARKAWLKGLSPKENRDIPPLRYDLVHRLKQENPQLTIAINGGIRTLDEAEGHLATLDSVMIGRAAYETPYILADADRRLFSGEPGPDRYAVVEAMAAYAEKRMRQGAPLSAITRHMLGLFQGLPGARAWRRHISENAHLPGAGPEVLLKAAALVPHRETVTQPAG, from the coding sequence ATGCCCGCTATAGCCCTCAGCGTCGCGCCGATGATGGAATGGACGGACCGCCATTGCCGGACCTTCCATCGCCTGCTGTCCAAGAACACGCTGCTCTACACCGAGATGGTCACCACCGGCGCCGTGCTTCACGGCGACCGCGAGCGGCTGCTCGGCTACGACGCAGCGGAGCATCCGGTGGCGCTCCAGCTCGGCGGGTCGGACCCGGCGGACTTGGCCGCCTGCGCCCGCATCGCCGAGGAGTGGGGCTATGACGAGGTCAACCTGAACGTCGGCTGCCCGAGCGACCGCGTGCAGTCGGGCCGCTTCGGCGCCTGCCTGATGGCCGAGCCCGATCTGGTCGCCCGGCTGGTCGGCGCCATGCGCGAGGCGGTGTCGATCCCCGTCACCGTCAAGTCGCGGATCGCCATCGACGAGATGGAGGAATGGCCGACGCTGGACCATTTCGTGCGCACCGTGTCGGCCGCCGGCTGCACCCACTTCATCGTGCACGCCCGCAAGGCTTGGCTGAAGGGCCTCAGCCCCAAGGAGAACCGGGACATCCCGCCGCTGCGCTACGACCTCGTGCACCGGCTGAAGCAGGAGAATCCGCAGCTCACCATCGCCATCAACGGCGGCATCCGCACCCTGGACGAGGCGGAAGGACACCTCGCCACGCTGGACAGCGTGATGATCGGGCGCGCCGCCTACGAGACACCCTACATCCTGGCCGACGCCGACCGGCGTCTGTTCAGCGGGGAGCCCGGCCCCGACCGCTATGCGGTGGTCGAGGCCATGGCGGCCTACGCCGAGAAGCGGATGCGCCAGGGGGCGCCGCTGTCGGCGATCACCCGGCACATGCTGGGGCTGTTCCAGGGCCTGCCCGGCGCCCGCGCGTGGCGGCGTCACATCAGCGAGAACGCCCATCTCCCCGGCGCTGGACCGGAGGTTCTGCTGAAGGCCGCGGCGCTGGTGCCCCACCGGGAAACGGTCACGCAGCCAGCGGGATGA
- a CDS encoding TRAP transporter large permease, producing the protein MALAVFLSSLFGLMLLGMPIAFALMLTGVALMVHLDFFDAQLVAQNMLSGADNYPLMAVPFFILAGELMNAGGISQRIINLAVSLVGHIRGGLGYVTIGASVMLASLSGSAIADTAALATLLIPMMRDNGYPVPRSAGLIASGGIIAPIIPPSMPFIIFGVTTNTSISGLFMAGIVPGLLMGAGLVITWMFVVRGMTVKLQPKASWGERRTALVEGVWALALPVIIIGGLRGGIFTPTEAAVVAAVYSLVVALFVYRQVTLKDLVPLLVQAARTTSTVMFLCAAALVSSYMVTLADLPQQMNEMLSPLLEHPKLLMVAITLLLLAVGTVMDLTPTILVLGPVLTPLAAAAGIDPTYFGVMFVLTGTLGLIHPPVCTVLNVVCGVARISLESATRGIWPFLLTYLILLSLLIAVPEIVTAPLTLFRH; encoded by the coding sequence ATGGCCCTTGCGGTCTTCCTCTCCTCGCTGTTCGGCCTGATGCTGCTCGGCATGCCCATCGCCTTCGCCCTGATGCTGACGGGCGTGGCGCTGATGGTGCATCTCGACTTCTTCGACGCCCAGCTCGTCGCCCAGAACATGCTGAGCGGCGCCGACAACTACCCGCTGATGGCGGTGCCCTTCTTCATCCTGGCCGGCGAGCTGATGAACGCCGGCGGCATCTCGCAGCGGATCATCAACCTCGCGGTCAGCCTCGTCGGGCACATCCGCGGCGGCCTGGGCTACGTGACCATTGGCGCGTCGGTGATGCTGGCCAGCCTGTCCGGCTCGGCCATCGCCGACACGGCGGCGCTCGCCACGCTGCTGATTCCGATGATGCGCGACAACGGATACCCGGTGCCGCGCTCCGCCGGCCTGATTGCGTCGGGCGGCATCATCGCCCCGATCATCCCGCCCAGCATGCCCTTCATCATCTTCGGCGTGACCACCAACACCTCGATCAGCGGCCTGTTCATGGCCGGCATCGTACCCGGCCTGCTGATGGGCGCCGGTCTGGTCATCACCTGGATGTTCGTGGTGCGCGGCATGACCGTGAAGCTGCAGCCCAAGGCGAGCTGGGGCGAGCGCCGCACCGCGCTGGTCGAGGGCGTCTGGGCGCTGGCCCTGCCGGTCATCATCATCGGCGGCCTGCGCGGCGGCATCTTCACCCCGACCGAGGCCGCGGTGGTCGCCGCCGTCTATTCGCTTGTCGTGGCGCTGTTCGTCTACCGGCAGGTGACGCTGAAGGATCTGGTGCCGCTGCTGGTCCAGGCCGCGCGCACCACCAGCACGGTGATGTTCCTGTGCGCGGCGGCGCTGGTGTCGTCCTACATGGTGACGCTGGCCGACCTGCCGCAGCAGATGAACGAGATGCTGTCGCCGCTGCTGGAGCATCCGAAGCTGCTGATGGTCGCTATCACGCTGCTGCTGCTGGCCGTCGGCACGGTGATGGACCTGACGCCGACGATTCTGGTGCTCGGCCCCGTGCTGACCCCGCTGGCGGCGGCGGCGGGCATCGACCCGACCTATTTCGGCGTGATGTTCGTCCTGACCGGCACGCTGGGCCTGATCCATCCGCCGGTCTGCACGGTGCTGAACGTGGTGTGCGGCGTCGCCCGCATCTCGCTGGAAAGCGCCACGCGCGGCATCTGGCCGTTCCTGCTGACCTACCTGATTCTGCTGAGCCTGCTGATCGCCGTCCCGGAGATCGTCACGGCCCCGCTGACTCTGTTCCGCCATTAA
- a CDS encoding TRAP transporter small permease: MKRMVEALEMVTEWIMALMLAVMVALVFGNVVLRYGFNSGIVAAEELARLMFVWLVFLGATLALRRNQHLGLDILQSRLPVRVRRACAVISHLLMIYALWLFIEGSWFQLLIGMETRSTVLSFPMAFYAAAGFFPAIAMALTILANLWRILSGDAAAHIPGNGDPHGATAPQGGAIAEH; the protein is encoded by the coding sequence ATGAAGCGCATGGTGGAAGCGCTGGAGATGGTCACCGAATGGATCATGGCGCTGATGCTCGCCGTGATGGTGGCGCTGGTCTTCGGCAACGTGGTTCTGCGGTACGGCTTCAACAGCGGCATCGTCGCCGCCGAGGAACTGGCCCGCCTGATGTTCGTCTGGCTGGTCTTCCTGGGCGCCACCCTGGCGCTGCGCCGCAACCAGCATCTCGGGCTGGACATCCTCCAGTCGCGCCTGCCGGTCCGCGTCCGCCGGGCCTGCGCGGTGATCAGCCACCTGCTGATGATCTACGCGCTGTGGCTGTTCATCGAGGGAAGCTGGTTCCAGCTTCTGATCGGGATGGAGACGCGCTCCACGGTGCTCAGCTTCCCCATGGCCTTCTACGCCGCCGCGGGCTTCTTCCCGGCGATCGCCATGGCGCTGACGATCCTCGCCAACCTCTGGCGAATCCTGTCGGGCGACGCGGCGGCGCACATCCCCGGCAACGGCGATCCCCACGGCGCCACCGCCCCGCAGGGCGGCGCCATCGCCGAGCATTGA
- a CDS encoding DUF3429 domain-containing protein, with amino-acid sequence MDALPFDDRRASVVRLLSYGGLLPFVGGTALAWMTEGDGQAAVVRAVVVYAVSILSFIGAIHWGRILAGQDGAGRDGETSGPAWLAWGVAPSLLGWGATLLPSGLTVPALILSFLLAWAVDRSAAADGRYPRWFGALRTRLTIVVCLTLAALIPLAA; translated from the coding sequence ATGGATGCGCTGCCCTTCGATGATCGCCGGGCCTCGGTCGTCCGGCTGCTGTCCTACGGCGGGTTGCTTCCCTTCGTCGGCGGCACCGCGCTGGCCTGGATGACGGAGGGCGACGGGCAGGCTGCCGTGGTTCGGGCGGTGGTCGTCTACGCGGTGTCGATCCTGTCCTTCATCGGCGCCATCCACTGGGGCCGCATCCTCGCGGGGCAGGATGGGGCAGGTCGGGACGGCGAGACGAGCGGGCCGGCGTGGCTGGCCTGGGGAGTCGCGCCGTCGCTGCTGGGGTGGGGTGCTACCCTGCTGCCGTCCGGCCTGACGGTGCCGGCGCTGATCCTGTCTTTCCTCCTCGCCTGGGCGGTGGACCGCAGCGCGGCGGCGGATGGACGCTATCCCCGCTGGTTCGGCGCGCTGCGGACGCGCCTGACCATCGTCGTCTGCCTGACGCTCGCCGCGCTCATCCCGCTGGCTGCGTGA
- a CDS encoding glutathione peroxidase has product MPTIRDTAQSAAVMLSAVLMLSAAVPGAEAADGSRAAPDALDWAALPLPAIDGGTLTPDAFRGKAVLVVNTASQCGYTGQYEGLQKLWAGRRERGLVVLGVPSNDFGGQEPGSNAQVASFCELNYGVDFPLMEKQSVTGPQAHPLYRWAAAVTGPQGVPRWNFHKILIGRDGRLVEWFGSSVTPESATLTAAVDKALASSSPTP; this is encoded by the coding sequence ATGCCGACGATCCGCGATACCGCCCAATCCGCCGCCGTGATGCTGTCCGCCGTCCTGATGCTGTCCGCGGCCGTCCCCGGCGCGGAGGCGGCGGACGGCAGCCGGGCGGCGCCCGACGCGCTCGACTGGGCTGCGCTGCCCCTGCCGGCCATCGACGGCGGCACGCTGACGCCCGATGCCTTCCGGGGCAAGGCGGTGCTGGTGGTCAACACGGCGTCGCAATGCGGCTACACCGGACAGTACGAGGGGCTGCAGAAGCTCTGGGCCGGACGGCGGGAGCGCGGGCTGGTCGTGCTGGGGGTGCCGAGCAACGATTTCGGCGGGCAGGAGCCCGGCAGCAACGCCCAGGTCGCATCGTTCTGCGAACTCAACTACGGCGTGGACTTTCCCCTGATGGAGAAGCAGTCCGTCACCGGACCGCAGGCCCATCCGCTCTATCGCTGGGCGGCGGCGGTCACCGGGCCGCAGGGCGTGCCGCGCTGGAACTTCCACAAGATTCTGATCGGCCGCGACGGACGGCTGGTGGAATGGTTCGGCAGCTCGGTTACGCCAGAGTCCGCCACGCTGACCGCGGCGGTGGACAAGGCGCTGGCCTCCTCCTCTCCGACGCCGTAA